The segment ACAATTACGAATGTAGAAGAGGAATTGTTGGACCACACAAGTGATAACGATAATGAACAGAATGACAGCActgaaaataatatacataatagTATTACTAGAGAAAGAAACTCAGAGCAGGATACTCTGACAAATGATGCGACAATTACGAATGAAGAAGAGGAATTGTTGGACCACACAAGTGATTACGATAATGAACAGAATGACAGCActgaaaataatatacataattgTATTACTAGAGAAATTAAAATGAGTGAAGACGaaacaattgaaaatgaaaatttatcaaatgacAAAATGACTTCCGGTCAAGAGTTTTCTAAAAGTTCTTATTCAAACCTTTCAACCTCATCGTCTGCTAgtaaaaagagaaaacaaaagaaatatttgtgtgCATATTGCTGTAGGTATTTTTGCTATTCATATTTGTAATCttatattacaaacaaaaactttaactatTACATTTTAGCTTTAGTAGTCAACGATAGATCATCTCTTAAAGTTCATGAATCTACACACAGTGAAAATAGAAAACGTAGTGAAACCTGTCCCCAGTGTGGACTtaagttctatacaaaaatgGCATTGAGAAATCATATGGACATTCATGCACAAAATCgtgaaaagaaatttaaatgtgaattttgtGTTAAAGCCTTTTATAATCGAGGTGCCCTTAATGTTCATAGACGTATACATCTGGGCCAGATGATACCGTGTAAGCTATGTCCAAAAGAATTCTATCGACAAATTGATTTAGACAAACATTTGGCAAAACACTCAACAGCTCCTCTGCATAAAAAAGCTGAAAAggtaaaagatttttattatggtCACATAAATATAATCTaactctttttttctatttagtcCAAATATACAGTACAATGTCAGTATTGTAATGAGACAGTTGCCACTGCAAAATGGAAGACACATAAAGCTATTCATCTCAATCAACCTCCGGTGAAGTGTAAAGTTTGCGACAAAGAATTCTTTTCTAGAGACAGGTATAAAATGTTCGTATACTTAACatagtttaaatgtttattttcttttttattataggGTAGTACGACATTTAAGAAAAGTACATGGTAAAACTATAGAGGAATATGATGAATTTATTGAATATCTTGATTCAAATATACGTATGTCGCACTTAATgatacaacaacaagaaatagtAGTACctgtttcaaaataaataatttaaaataatagcaAAATGAAGACATTTGGTATGCTAGTTTAACACCCAATTTACACGacgattttgtttatgtttgacCAGACGACTGTTTACCTACCTGTTGTAAAAGTTTGTCGCTGATTGATTGGGAGCAGCATAGAGAAGAAAACAATTATTTGGGATTTTTatgattgtttttgacattcctTTTTACACTCTTTCGTACTATTGATATTAGGTCGTTTCGcgtaataataattgaaataattgttaTGTAAAATGTGTAACAATTATTACTTGGTTCCATTCGAATACTTTTGAAAACTTGCAACGAAAGAGTAGAGAGCGATAAAAATTACAGTTCGTTAATTTTACTGGATATTTTTTCCCcagtaaaaattattaaacatatgTTCAAAACATATGGTTGATTAATCAATATGTAAATAAACCTTAGTAATGtgtaatttataattgtttttaaacatataaaattacataaaaagtcTCCATGTAAATTGTACCTAACATGGTAAGTTCGACATAAGTCTTACTTTGTAAACAATTCTCAGAACAGTAAGGTTATACATACAAGTtgtatttgaattaaattattattcataTGTTTCTTAACATAAAGAGTTCCGGAAgagattattttttgttaatcacGTTATGTACacaatgttaatataaaatataaaactatattgtttaatatattaacattagttagaaaaagtttttttaatacaatttttgtatgcattattaaataaatttacatttcattatttaaataaatttacatttatttacaagatgtttggtatttttagatttttcgcttgaataattcaaaatataaatgaagTTTTTCTCCACATAACggaaatttttaagtataaaaatgtaaataataacaaaaaagaatttatcagctgattgattaactccaccttgtatgaattcgccttgattataaataacaaactaCAAAGAAGAAGCATTGTAGATGTTTACCACAGAGTATACCCTGTAATCATAGAAAAGGTAtacatagaactgaaactgagtaTGACAtaacctaagtctgctgtcaaaaacctaagtcgtgagaatgtattagttgaaaaatatttaaaccaacaaacacaaactctttcgtttaaaaagtttttatatttttgtttgatattatatttcgatattttatgaaataatgttttgaattagccatttttattcaatatcagttgaccaatgtaagaaagatcttcattaaaaattattcttaattttaaataaactctttgtgtttgctgggttgagtcaatattgacacttgaaaattatattaaaaaaataaaaacgattgaaaaatttgtttttttctgaaaatgttttcaataattttatgggaaaacttaacttttagcagtgtttattggtattttgtttatgtcttaaagtttgtaacacctgcgtcgatgtaatgatgtaatccgcccataaattagcctattgaact is part of the Lucilia cuprina isolate Lc7/37 chromosome 3, ASM2204524v1, whole genome shotgun sequence genome and harbors:
- the LOC124419038 gene encoding zinc finger protein 888-like — protein: MEPSKFNQNICRICLEDNVTVNWNKEIEISCGFSYKDCYYKYTKIPEDDTYPLPINLCAKCCSGLKNAHLLFEKAYESYKNLCDDLFAIELESDLVNDETMKFKIKFIDDRDFNDTIEQDTLTNDATITNVEEELLDHTSDNDNEQNDSTENNIHNSITRERNSEQDTLTNDATITNEEEELLDHTSDYDNEQNDSTENNIHNCITREIKMSEDETIENENLSNDKMTSGQEFSKSSYSNLSTSSSASKKRKQKKYLCAYCSLVVNDRSSLKVHESTHSENRKRSETCPQCGLKFYTKMALRNHMDIHAQNREKKFKCEFCVKAFYNRGALNVHRRIHLGQMIPCKLCPKEFYRQIDLDKHLAKHSTAPLHKKAEKSKYTVQCQYCNETVATAKWKTHKAIHLNQPPVKCKVCDKEFFSRDRVVRHLRKVHGKTIEEYDEFIEYLDSNIRMSHLMIQQQEIVVPVSK